The DNA segment GGGTCGCGATCGTTGGGGTTGGCAGTACGGGTTTTAGACCCACCACACCTGATGTCTCGTATCGAGAGCTGACACACGAGGCAGCGGTTAGGGCATACATGGATGCCAACATCGAGCCGAAAGACATTGATGGCTTTGTATCTACATCTGAGGATTTCTTGGAAGGATACAGCATCTCAGATGAATACTGCAACGACCAGTTGGGAGCGATTCTGAAGCCAATAAGTACTGTCCCGGGGGATTTCATCCAGTCCCTGGGTCAAGCTGTCATGATGGTTCGCTCCGGCGTCTGCAGGATAGTGGCGGTCCAGTGCATGAGCAAGGTCTCAAATGTACTTACCTTGTCACATGTTGTTGGATTCGCAATGGATCCTAACTATAACCGCCCCCTGGCAATGCATCCTGATTTTATTGCAGGTATGGAGATGAACCGTTACCTCTTCGAGACCGGCTCCAGCCTAGAGCAGTGTGCGGCGGTGGTGGTAAAAAATAAGAGGAATGCGCTTTTGAACCCGCTTGCTGGACATGGGGCATCGGTCACGGTTGAAGATGTTCTGAATTCCGAGTGGGTCTCCTATCCTCTCCGTCGTCTAGATGTGGCCCCACCTGCCGACGGGGCAGTGGTGATGGTCGTGGCAGCCGAGGATGTGGCCAGGTCTCTGAACGAAATGCCCATCTGGATCCGGGGGATAGGGTGGTGCTCCGACACCCCGACGCTGGAGAGTAGGGACTGGGGCTCAGCAGTTTACACTCGCCTAGCAGCAGAGAGGGCATACAAGATGGCAGGTATCAGGAGCCCGCGCTCTGAAATTGATTTCGTGGAGATCAGTGACGAATACTCTTACAAAGAGCTTCAGCACCTGGAGGAACTCAAACTATGCGGCCCTGGCGAGGCCGGCTATCTCACAGAATCAGGGGCTACTGAGATTGATGGGGAGTTGCCGGTAAATGCTTCTGGTGGCTGTCTGGGGGTGGGTCACCTCTTTGATGCCAACGGTGGACAGAAGGTCCTCGAGGTAGTCCTTCAGCTGAGGGGTGAAAAAGGCAAGGCTCAGATCCCGGATGCGCGGGTGGGGCTAGCCCAGAGCTGGAGGGGCGTTCCTACTACAACCGGGGCCGTAGTTATCCTGTCGAACGAGTAGGAGGTGAAAGACATGGGATTCAGAAGAGTCGCCATTGTTGGAGCTGGGATTACAAAGTTTGTTCGCCGGGCCCAGGAGACACCTAAGGAGTTGGCGTACGAGGCTGTGAAGATGGCCCTGGACTCTTGTGAGATGACCATAAAGGACATAGATTGTGTGGCTTTGGGGACTGCTCCGGATGCGTTCGACGGAGTACATATGAAAGGCGAATACCTTATAGATGGTGCAGGCGGTTTTCGAAAGCCTTATATGCGTCATTATGTGGGGGGGGGAACCGGGGTCTTCTCGCCCATCCATGGGTGGTACCATGTGGCCTCAGGGATGTTTGACACATGCCTGGTTGTGGCAGAAGAGAAGATGTCCACATGCCATCCGCATCCTGCTGGGGCCTTTCTTACCATATTTGACCACACTACAGAACAGCCAATATATCCAACGCTGATCTGGATATTCGCAATGGAAATGCACCGTTATATGCATACCTACGGGATTACGAAGGAGGAAATCGCCCTGGTTTCAGTGAAAAACAAGAAAAACGCCATGGACCACCCCTCTGCCCAATTGGGAGAGGAGATAACTGTGCAGGATGTGCTCAACTCGGAGGTGATGGCATATCCAGTGAACCGGCTGGATATAAGCCCCACATCAGACGGGGCAGCTGCCATCATCTTGGCCGCAGAGCACGTAGCCAACAGAATAACGGACAAGCCGGTCTGGATAGACGGGATCGGGTACAGCCTTGACACTGCCTACTGGTGCACGAGGGACCTCTGCTATCCCGACTATGTGGAGAAGGCAGCCAGGATGGCTTACGACATGGCTGGGATCAGGGAGCCCAGCAAGGAGATCCACGTGGCAGAGCCTTATGACCCTTTCAGCTACAAGGAACTGCACCACATGGAGGGACTCTTGCTCTGCAAGCGAGGCGAGGCGGCAAAGCTTACTGCAGACGGGGTCACTCAGAGGACAGGAAATCTGCCCATCTGCCCCTCTGGCGGGGCCCTGGGGGTAGGCAATCCCATTGCGGCCACCGGGTTGATGAAGATCATTGAGATCTTCTTACAACTCAGGGGAGAGGCGGGAAAGAGACAGGTCCCCGGCAACCCCACCTGCGGGCTGGCTCAGGCTTGGGGAGATTTGATGCAGGTTGGCACCGTTGTAGTCATGAGAAGATAAGGAGGGATGAGATGTTAGATGCTGAGAAGATAAAGGCCACCGTGACCCCGGTGAGCGAGAAAGATGTGGCTCAGGGAAAGGTCTTATCTGTTCGTTGGAAGCCTGATCTGAGGTATGCGTGGGACAATGGGATCGCTATTGGTCGATATCTCCAGGAGTTGAAAAACGGGAGAATCATGGCAAAAAGATGCAATGGATGCCGCCGCATAATGATTCCGCCCAGAATGTTCTGTGAGCTTTGCTGGAGACCAACGGACGAGTGGGTCCAGGTCAAAGACACTGGAACCATAAACACCTTCGTGGTCAGCCATATTGACTGGAAGGCTGGGCGTCTGCCTAAGGGGCAAAGGTATTACACTCCGGCGGTTATTGAGATAGATGGCGCTTCTCCCGGCATGGGGCTTTTGCACCTCATAGATGAGATAGAGCCCTATGAAATAAAGATCGGGATGAGGGTCAAGGCCGTGTGGAAG comes from the bacterium genome and includes:
- a CDS encoding thiolase domain-containing protein, which codes for MGFRRVAIVGAGITKFVRRAQETPKELAYEAVKMALDSCEMTIKDIDCVALGTAPDAFDGVHMKGEYLIDGAGGFRKPYMRHYVGGGTGVFSPIHGWYHVASGMFDTCLVVAEEKMSTCHPHPAGAFLTIFDHTTEQPIYPTLIWIFAMEMHRYMHTYGITKEEIALVSVKNKKNAMDHPSAQLGEEITVQDVLNSEVMAYPVNRLDISPTSDGAAAIILAAEHVANRITDKPVWIDGIGYSLDTAYWCTRDLCYPDYVEKAARMAYDMAGIREPSKEIHVAEPYDPFSYKELHHMEGLLLCKRGEAAKLTADGVTQRTGNLPICPSGGALGVGNPIAATGLMKIIEIFLQLRGEAGKRQVPGNPTCGLAQAWGDLMQVGTVVVMRR
- a CDS encoding Zn-ribbon domain-containing OB-fold protein — its product is MLDAEKIKATVTPVSEKDVAQGKVLSVRWKPDLRYAWDNGIAIGRYLQELKNGRIMAKRCNGCRRIMIPPRMFCELCWRPTDEWVQVKDTGTINTFVVSHIDWKAGRLPKGQRYYTPAVIEIDGASPGMGLLHLIDEIEPYEIKIGMRVKAVWKPAKDRIGAITDIKYFKPI
- a CDS encoding acetyl-CoA acetyltransferase, whose amino-acid sequence is MYKRVAIVGVGSTGFRPTTPDVSYRELTHEAAVRAYMDANIEPKDIDGFVSTSEDFLEGYSISDEYCNDQLGAILKPISTVPGDFIQSLGQAVMMVRSGVCRIVAVQCMSKVSNVLTLSHVVGFAMDPNYNRPLAMHPDFIAGMEMNRYLFETGSSLEQCAAVVVKNKRNALLNPLAGHGASVTVEDVLNSEWVSYPLRRLDVAPPADGAVVMVVAAEDVARSLNEMPIWIRGIGWCSDTPTLESRDWGSAVYTRLAAERAYKMAGIRSPRSEIDFVEISDEYSYKELQHLEELKLCGPGEAGYLTESGATEIDGELPVNASGGCLGVGHLFDANGGQKVLEVVLQLRGEKGKAQIPDARVGLAQSWRGVPTTTGAVVILSNE